A single genomic interval of Syntrophobotulus glycolicus DSM 8271 harbors:
- a CDS encoding 2-hydroxyacyl-CoA dehydratase has product MTQLLHMGLDVGSTTVKIAILDEKDNLIFSHYQRHYSDILKTVSSLVQEVYHKYQSADITVNVTGSSGMLISEQLGVSFVQEVIACAKAVEKYIPQTDVAIELGGEDAKITYFGDSLELRMNGTCAGGTGAFIDQMAILVKTDASGLNELAQGHREIYPIASRCGVFAKTDIQPLLNEGAAKEDIAVSIFQAVVNQTIAGLACGKPIRGKVAFLGGPLSFLPELRNRFIVTLRLEPENVIVPENAQLFVAKGAALSSKGEKAVCLQKIYDSLTNLSVGSPANSFLRPLFKDQLEYLEFEERHSLNKVRRGSLQETRGNCFLGIDAGSTTTKLALIDQEGKLLYSHYGSNGGSPLNSTREALQALYQEMPPEAAIGCAAVTGYGEALLKAALKIDMGEIETVAHYKGAEFFLPGVQFILDIGGQDMKCMKIRDGVIHSIMLNEACSSGCGSFVETLSKTLSLPIEEFVQKGLYAAHPVDLGTRCTVFMNSKIKQVQKEGADLGSIAAGMSYSIVRNALFKVIRVNKAADIGEKIVVQGGTFHNNAILRSFELETGHQVVRPDIAGIMGAFGAALLARDGYEEGKVSTILGAEELREFTSEIKTKHCTICGNSCLLTVNHFSDGRDFITGNRCERGSGIMMEAVGIPNLFQYKYKRIFDYKPLAKEEARRGEIGIPRVLNMYENYPFWFTLLTELGFRVVLSSRSSKKIYEMGMETVSSDTLCYPAKITNGHILDLMKKGIKIIFYPCLPRDEKEFSGANNNFNCPVVTSYPEAIKANVDDLSGAGITYLYPFLPIESIPHMKIRVYEEFRQFGVSRKEVEQAVDKAYAERENVRREISEKGKETLRHLEENKLKGIVLAGRPYHLDPEINHGIPEMITGLGLAVLTEDSVCQLGEVERPLRVLDQWVYHSRLYAAASFAATRNDLELVQLNSFGCGLDAVTTDQVQEILEQYRKTYTLVKIDEINNLGAVRIRIRSLLAAMREREKKNISPVKLYEHSQRAIFTEEMRAEYTILCPQMAPIHFELLEEATRQEGYKLVVLPDVEQNVVEEGLRYVHNDACYPTIIVVGQIMSALKSGRYDLTRTAVIMSQTGGGCRASNYIAFIRKALKAEGMEQIPVISLNAGGLESNPGFKVTKDLLKRCLMALVYGDLLMRVTYAVRPYEVNKGETNQLLQKWLRELKPSMNKISKRQFHRNIREIIKDFDHLEISNVRKPKIGVVGEILVKFHPYANNYIVDIIENEGGEAVVPDLIDFFLYCAHDGIYRREKLSGNMKGELISRYLIWRIENYRRIMRQALRASKRFSAPKTIYELAGMAKEVMHLGHQSGEGWFLTAEMLELIHSGAGNIACLQPFACLPNHITGKGMVRELKRRYPQANIVPVDYDPGASYVNQLNRIKLMISVAFNNLKAGQNMPAGH; this is encoded by the coding sequence ATGACACAATTGCTTCATATGGGACTGGATGTTGGTTCGACGACAGTTAAAATCGCGATTCTCGATGAGAAGGACAACCTGATTTTTAGCCATTACCAACGTCATTATTCCGATATATTAAAAACGGTCAGCAGTCTTGTTCAAGAGGTATATCACAAATATCAATCGGCGGATATTACCGTAAATGTTACTGGATCAAGCGGTATGCTGATTTCCGAGCAGCTGGGAGTGTCTTTTGTGCAAGAAGTGATTGCCTGCGCAAAAGCTGTTGAAAAATACATTCCGCAGACTGATGTAGCCATTGAGCTCGGAGGTGAGGACGCTAAAATCACCTATTTCGGGGACTCTTTGGAATTAAGAATGAACGGGACTTGTGCCGGGGGTACGGGTGCTTTTATTGACCAAATGGCTATTCTCGTCAAGACTGATGCTTCCGGATTGAACGAGCTCGCTCAAGGACACCGGGAAATCTATCCTATCGCTTCCCGCTGCGGGGTCTTTGCCAAAACCGATATTCAGCCGCTCCTCAATGAAGGGGCGGCCAAAGAGGACATTGCCGTTTCAATATTTCAGGCCGTTGTAAACCAAACGATAGCGGGGCTTGCCTGTGGAAAGCCCATTAGAGGAAAGGTTGCTTTTTTGGGCGGACCGTTGTCTTTCCTGCCGGAATTGCGAAACCGTTTTATCGTAACATTGAGATTGGAGCCGGAAAATGTCATCGTACCGGAAAACGCCCAATTATTTGTGGCCAAGGGAGCGGCCCTTTCTTCCAAAGGTGAAAAGGCGGTCTGCCTGCAGAAGATTTATGACAGTCTGACTAATCTCAGTGTCGGATCTCCGGCCAATTCTTTTTTGAGGCCGTTGTTTAAAGACCAGCTTGAATACCTTGAATTTGAAGAACGGCATAGTCTGAACAAAGTCCGGAGAGGGTCTCTTCAGGAGACACGAGGGAATTGTTTTTTAGGGATTGATGCCGGATCAACAACAACCAAACTGGCCCTAATCGACCAAGAAGGCAAATTGCTTTATTCTCATTACGGCAGTAATGGCGGCAGCCCGCTCAATTCTACGAGGGAAGCATTACAGGCCCTGTATCAGGAGATGCCTCCGGAGGCTGCAATCGGCTGTGCCGCAGTGACCGGATATGGCGAAGCCTTGCTGAAGGCTGCCTTAAAGATAGATATGGGAGAAATTGAAACCGTTGCCCATTACAAGGGAGCAGAATTTTTTCTGCCGGGAGTACAATTCATTCTTGATATCGGCGGACAGGACATGAAATGCATGAAAATCAGGGATGGAGTCATTCACAGCATCATGCTCAATGAAGCTTGTTCCTCAGGCTGCGGGTCCTTTGTAGAGACTCTTTCCAAAACATTGAGTCTTCCTATTGAAGAGTTTGTGCAAAAGGGGCTTTATGCTGCTCATCCTGTTGATCTTGGAACCCGGTGTACTGTGTTTATGAATTCAAAAATCAAACAGGTGCAAAAGGAAGGCGCTGATCTCGGCAGTATAGCGGCCGGTATGTCTTATTCCATTGTCCGCAATGCGCTTTTTAAGGTGATCCGGGTGAACAAAGCTGCGGATATCGGTGAAAAAATTGTTGTGCAGGGGGGAACTTTTCATAATAATGCTATTCTGCGCAGCTTCGAACTGGAAACCGGGCACCAGGTCGTGCGTCCGGATATTGCCGGAATTATGGGCGCTTTCGGAGCAGCACTTTTGGCCAGGGACGGGTATGAGGAAGGAAAGGTTTCCACTATACTGGGAGCGGAAGAGCTTAGAGAGTTCACCAGTGAGATAAAAACAAAGCACTGCACAATTTGTGGAAACAGCTGTTTGCTTACGGTTAACCATTTTTCCGACGGTCGTGATTTTATTACCGGTAACCGCTGTGAACGGGGAAGCGGGATCATGATGGAAGCGGTCGGTATTCCCAATCTGTTTCAATACAAATATAAACGCATTTTTGACTACAAGCCTCTTGCTAAAGAAGAAGCCAGGCGAGGGGAGATCGGCATTCCGCGGGTGCTGAATATGTATGAGAATTATCCTTTTTGGTTTACCTTACTGACAGAGCTGGGATTCAGGGTGGTGCTTTCATCCCGGTCTTCCAAAAAAATATATGAAATGGGTATGGAAACAGTATCTTCGGATACCTTGTGTTATCCCGCAAAAATAACGAATGGCCATATTTTAGACTTGATGAAAAAGGGAATTAAGATTATTTTCTACCCATGCCTGCCCAGAGATGAGAAGGAATTTTCCGGAGCGAACAACAATTTTAATTGTCCTGTGGTGACTTCCTATCCGGAAGCGATCAAAGCCAATGTTGATGATTTGTCCGGAGCCGGAATCACCTATCTGTACCCCTTCCTGCCCATAGAAAGTATACCGCATATGAAAATCAGAGTTTATGAGGAATTCAGGCAGTTTGGAGTATCCCGGAAAGAGGTTGAGCAGGCTGTTGATAAAGCCTATGCGGAAAGAGAAAATGTACGCAGGGAAATATCGGAGAAGGGCAAAGAGACCTTGAGGCATCTTGAAGAAAATAAGCTGAAAGGGATTGTTTTAGCCGGGCGTCCATACCATCTTGACCCGGAAATCAATCACGGTATTCCGGAAATGATTACAGGTTTGGGTCTGGCTGTTTTAACCGAAGATTCTGTTTGTCAGCTTGGGGAGGTTGAAAGACCGCTCAGAGTGTTAGACCAATGGGTGTATCATTCCCGGCTGTACGCGGCAGCCAGTTTTGCAGCGACAAGAAACGACTTGGAGCTTGTACAGTTGAATTCATTCGGTTGTGGATTGGATGCCGTGACCACCGACCAGGTCCAGGAAATATTGGAACAGTACAGAAAGACTTATACTCTGGTTAAGATAGATGAGATTAATAATTTAGGGGCGGTGCGAATCAGGATCAGATCACTTTTGGCTGCGATGCGGGAAAGGGAGAAAAAAAATATTTCCCCTGTTAAATTATATGAGCATTCTCAAAGGGCAATTTTCACGGAAGAGATGAGAGCAGAGTATACCATTCTCTGTCCCCAAATGGCGCCGATTCACTTTGAACTATTGGAAGAAGCCACGAGACAGGAGGGGTATAAACTGGTCGTCCTCCCTGATGTCGAGCAAAATGTTGTGGAAGAAGGATTGCGTTATGTGCATAATGATGCCTGTTATCCGACAATTATCGTTGTGGGGCAGATTATGTCAGCTCTGAAGTCAGGGCGGTATGACCTGACCAGGACAGCGGTGATCATGTCACAAACAGGCGGGGGGTGCAGGGCCAGTAATTACATTGCTTTTATCCGCAAAGCACTAAAAGCAGAGGGAATGGAGCAGATACCAGTCATTTCTTTGAATGCCGGAGGCTTGGAGAGTAATCCGGGCTTCAAAGTGACCAAGGACCTTCTTAAACGTTGTCTGATGGCCCTCGTCTATGGAGATCTTCTGATGAGGGTGACTTATGCGGTTCGGCCTTATGAGGTCAATAAGGGAGAGACCAATCAGCTGCTGCAAAAGTGGCTGCGCGAGTTGAAGCCATCAATGAACAAGATAAGCAAGCGCCAGTTTCACCGCAATATTCGTGAGATCATTAAGGATTTTGATCACTTGGAAATCAGCAATGTAAGAAAACCCAAAATAGGTGTGGTCGGTGAGATCCTGGTTAAATTTCATCCTTATGCCAATAACTATATAGTGGATATTATCGAAAATGAGGGTGGAGAAGCCGTTGTCCCTGATTTGATCGATTTTTTCCTCTATTGCGCCCATGACGGGATTTACCGGCGGGAAAAGCTCTCCGGTAACATGAAAGGGGAGCTGATCAGCCGCTATTTGATTTGGCGTATAGAGAATTATCGCCGGATAATGAGACAGGCCCTGAGGGCCAGTAAACGCTTTTCTGCGCCTAAAACGATTTATGAGCTGGCCGGGATGGCAAAAGAAGTGATGCATCTTGGACATCAAAGCGGGGAAGGCTGGTTCCTGACAGCGGAAATGCTGGAGCTTATTCATAGTGGAGCGGGAAATATTGCCTGTTTGCAGCCATTTGCCTGCCTGCCCAATCATATTACAGGCAAGGGTATGGTCAGAGAACTGAAACGCCGTTATCCTCAGGCCAATATCGTTCCTGTGGACTATGACCCGGGAGCAAGCTATGTTAATCAGCTGAATAGAATCAAATTGATGATCTCTGTAGCATTCAACAATCTGAAGGCAGGGCAGAATATGCCTGCTGGTCATTAA
- a CDS encoding MBL fold metallo-hydrolase — translation MYFATLASGSSGNAILVGGQEGSFLIDCGIAMKNILKNLSTLDIEPAGLKGIIVTHEHTDHVKGIGPLARKLGIPIYATAGLWAEMNGSIGKIGSEQRVVVEREMMLAGMQVNLFETSHDSRESYGIKIREGRLALGIATDSGTVTEDMDAHLQGCDAFIVEANHDVEALWNGRYPWSLKKRVNSNYGHLSNNQLSEALAKWIEGNTKKVVLAHLSEENNTPELAMKTVYGYLKKSEVSKRCPGLKIRVAPRHIPHELIVME, via the coding sequence TTGTACTTTGCCACATTGGCCAGCGGCAGCTCCGGCAATGCTATCCTTGTTGGAGGTCAAGAAGGCAGTTTTCTGATCGACTGTGGAATTGCCATGAAAAACATTTTGAAAAATTTAAGCACACTGGATATTGAACCAGCCGGGCTTAAAGGAATTATTGTCACACACGAACATACCGACCATGTCAAAGGAATAGGTCCTTTGGCAAGAAAGTTGGGTATTCCCATCTATGCAACGGCCGGCCTCTGGGCGGAGATGAATGGTTCTATCGGTAAAATCGGCTCAGAACAGAGGGTCGTGGTCGAGCGGGAGATGATGCTGGCCGGTATGCAGGTGAACCTGTTTGAGACATCTCACGACAGCAGAGAAAGCTATGGCATTAAAATCAGAGAGGGCCGCCTGGCTTTGGGGATAGCCACAGACAGCGGGACAGTAACTGAGGATATGGACGCCCACCTTCAGGGGTGTGATGCCTTTATTGTTGAAGCGAATCATGACGTGGAAGCCCTATGGAATGGCAGGTATCCCTGGTCTCTTAAAAAGAGGGTCAACAGTAATTATGGACATTTAAGCAATAATCAGCTTTCTGAAGCTTTAGCAAAATGGATAGAGGGCAATACTAAGAAAGTAGTGCTTGCGCACCTGAGTGAAGAAAATAATACACCGGAGCTCGCAATGAAAACTGTTTATGGTTATTTAAAGAAATCTGAGGTCAGCAAGAGGTGTCCCGGATTAAAGATCAGGGTAGCACCCCGGCATATCCCCCATGAATTGATCGTCATGGAGTAA
- a CDS encoding alpha/beta-type small acid-soluble spore protein, with protein MSNTSEAKKRFLQELKMEAARELGRLEFVRENNDHYKGDVSSRQNGSEGGPIGGEMVRRMVQYAKNNISQI; from the coding sequence ATGAGTAATACAAGTGAAGCAAAAAAACGCTTTTTACAAGAATTGAAAATGGAAGCGGCCAGAGAACTGGGCAGGCTAGAATTTGTCAGAGAAAACAATGACCACTATAAGGGGGATGTTTCTTCCAGACAAAACGGTTCCGAAGGGGGACCGATCGGGGGAGAAATGGTACGGCGGATGGTCCAATATGCCAAAAACAATATCAGCCAGATATAA
- the scfB gene encoding thioether cross-link-forming SCIFF peptide maturase, with product MLKLKNYKISSNIHVYQQKELYIAYDVNTGSLHLLDQKTYRLIREIETLQTENPELLAKGELLLAKTGSWLEKTEKEEILDELGQLQDEGTLFSPEAEKYEIRYPEEPLIKAICLHVAHDCNLRCTYCFAGTGAFGGGRRMMDLETGKKAIDFILEHSGSRPHCEVDFFGGEPLMNFEVVKELVTYGKKAAKEKGKKIKFTLTTNAVLLDQEIRTFLEREEISAVLSLDGRKEVNDRARPFPGGRGSYDRIVPRIREFIERRPEASPYAIGTYYYVRGTFTHFNTDFHKDVIHLADLGIDRISLEPVVAEPDKEYAFQEEDMDRINEAYDVLGETVLAYKQQGKNFNFFHFNAGLDAGPCLPKRLSGCGAGYEYAAISPEGDIYPCHQFVGQPAYKMGSLQERGSLNRDIVDSFRKANIYAKPECMNCWARYSCSGGCHASNTAYSGSLNEVYPLGCRLQRKRLEVAYYLKVREKIDHKFPNEMRNNLDQ from the coding sequence ATGCTGAAGCTGAAAAACTACAAAATATCCTCAAATATTCATGTATACCAACAAAAAGAGTTATATATTGCCTATGATGTCAATACGGGATCATTGCATCTGCTTGATCAAAAAACATACCGGCTAATCCGGGAAATCGAGACTTTACAAACAGAAAATCCAGAATTGCTGGCCAAGGGTGAGTTGCTGCTGGCAAAGACAGGCAGCTGGCTGGAAAAAACGGAAAAAGAAGAAATATTGGACGAACTGGGACAACTGCAGGATGAAGGAACCCTGTTTTCGCCTGAAGCGGAAAAATATGAAATCCGATACCCTGAGGAACCGCTCATCAAAGCGATATGCCTGCATGTTGCCCATGATTGCAACCTTCGTTGCACCTATTGTTTTGCCGGAACGGGAGCTTTTGGCGGAGGACGCCGGATGATGGATTTGGAAACAGGTAAAAAGGCCATAGATTTTATTTTAGAACACAGCGGCAGTCGACCTCACTGTGAAGTGGATTTCTTTGGCGGGGAGCCGCTGATGAATTTTGAGGTAGTTAAAGAACTTGTGACTTATGGAAAAAAGGCGGCAAAGGAAAAAGGTAAAAAGATTAAATTTACCTTAACAACCAATGCTGTTCTTTTGGACCAGGAAATCCGGACTTTCCTTGAACGGGAAGAGATCAGTGCCGTACTTAGTCTGGATGGACGTAAAGAGGTCAATGACCGGGCAAGACCATTTCCGGGAGGAAGGGGAAGCTATGACAGAATAGTACCGCGAATCCGGGAGTTTATTGAAAGAAGGCCGGAAGCATCACCTTATGCCATCGGAACTTATTATTATGTCCGCGGAACATTCACTCACTTCAACACGGATTTTCACAAGGATGTCATTCATCTCGCTGATTTGGGAATAGACAGAATTTCGCTGGAGCCCGTGGTGGCCGAGCCGGATAAGGAGTATGCTTTTCAGGAAGAAGATATGGACAGAATAAATGAAGCTTATGATGTTTTAGGTGAGACAGTGCTGGCCTATAAGCAACAAGGCAAGAACTTTAATTTTTTTCATTTTAATGCCGGATTGGATGCCGGGCCATGTCTGCCCAAACGACTCTCCGGATGCGGAGCGGGATATGAGTATGCGGCAATTTCGCCGGAAGGGGATATTTATCCCTGTCATCAATTTGTAGGACAGCCCGCGTATAAGATGGGGTCTCTGCAGGAACGGGGTTCCTTGAACCGGGATATCGTAGATTCCTTCCGTAAGGCTAATATTTATGCCAAGCCGGAATGTATGAACTGTTGGGCGCGTTATTCCTGCAGCGGCGGCTGCCATGCTTCCAATACTGCCTACAGCGGCAGCCTGAATGAGGTCTACCCGCTGGGCTGCCGCCTGCAGAGGAAACGTCTGGAGGTTGCTTATTATCTGAAAGTCAGAGAGAAGATCGATCACAAATTTCCGAATGAGATGAGGAATAATCTTGATCAATAA
- a CDS encoding molybdopterin-containing oxidoreductase family protein has product MKTVRSACPLNCPDGCGFMVDAGENGIKVRADVESMGRNSFICPKGRSLGEMVFAPQRLRTPVLRRKKGWQRISWDDAYDFFVKRIQETLDLAGSQGILHLYDHGHNGLLRNLDRRFFQALGGVTEPSGSMCWGAGLRAQEKDFGAVLSSDPEDILNSRTIILWGRDPAVTNKHLVPLLREAAEKKIKIILINPNKVKSAAFADEYIRVNPGTDGILALGIAHIILEKRWMDLEFASQYVKNFGPYAALVKEFPPARSAEISGVPVEEMEKLAERIIHHGPVMFYLGYGLQRYVNGCQTVRAIDALAAISGNIGKPGAGVYYGHQYHQGKLNSVLLPEDSYRGRTIPHALIAEELLKEEQERPIQMAVVTRTNPLVTEPDSLRWRELWQNIPFKVTLDIRMSETARQSDLVLPVTTIFEEEDLLAGSWSNKIRYCQQAIEPQYMTKPEPVIFTELAQQLGIGSYFEKSPREWLEYILEPLKEQGITLEKLKDGAIKPSYIPNVAWEDKDFLTPSGKIELISFREFIENIEHCKIEQYFSLRNSGMILDQEAGLEVREQEYPYILMTSHPETALHTQFQTEEGFKAFIHPELAAGQNLSSGEKGIVRTDKGQLTAEVLVTDDIHPRVVLIPEGSTGEDGLGVNSLISGKLSQGDNTSYDEVFCQIRKLGNNV; this is encoded by the coding sequence ATGAAAACAGTAAGATCTGCCTGTCCTCTCAATTGTCCCGATGGGTGTGGCTTTATGGTTGATGCAGGCGAAAACGGAATAAAGGTTCGTGCTGATGTGGAAAGCATGGGGCGGAATAGCTTTATTTGTCCCAAAGGGAGATCTTTGGGTGAAATGGTTTTTGCCCCTCAAAGACTGAGAACTCCTGTCTTGCGAAGGAAAAAAGGCTGGCAGCGGATATCCTGGGATGACGCTTATGATTTCTTCGTAAAAAGAATTCAGGAAACACTTGATCTTGCGGGTTCTCAGGGGATACTCCATCTTTATGATCACGGACATAACGGGCTTTTACGCAATCTGGACCGCAGGTTTTTTCAGGCTTTGGGAGGTGTTACGGAACCCTCGGGCAGTATGTGCTGGGGAGCGGGTTTGCGGGCGCAGGAAAAGGATTTTGGGGCTGTCCTTTCCAGTGATCCGGAAGACATCCTGAATTCCAGGACAATTATTCTTTGGGGGAGGGATCCGGCAGTAACGAATAAGCATCTGGTTCCTCTTCTGCGGGAAGCAGCGGAGAAAAAGATTAAAATAATCCTTATTAACCCGAACAAGGTAAAAAGCGCCGCTTTTGCCGATGAGTACATAAGAGTAAATCCCGGAACCGATGGCATATTGGCTTTGGGAATAGCGCATATTATTTTGGAAAAGCGCTGGATGGATCTGGAGTTTGCCAGCCAATATGTGAAAAATTTCGGGCCGTATGCGGCTTTGGTCAAAGAATTTCCCCCGGCCAGGTCGGCTGAAATTTCCGGAGTCCCGGTTGAGGAAATGGAAAAGTTAGCGGAGAGAATCATCCATCATGGTCCGGTCATGTTTTATTTAGGGTATGGATTACAACGGTATGTGAATGGGTGTCAGACGGTCCGGGCCATTGATGCCTTAGCGGCCATATCAGGCAATATAGGCAAACCGGGAGCGGGAGTCTACTATGGGCATCAGTATCATCAAGGGAAACTGAACTCCGTTCTCCTGCCAGAGGACAGTTATAGGGGGAGGACTATCCCCCATGCTCTAATAGCGGAAGAATTGCTGAAAGAGGAGCAGGAAAGGCCAATTCAGATGGCGGTTGTAACCAGAACAAATCCACTGGTTACAGAGCCGGATTCTCTTCGTTGGCGCGAGCTTTGGCAGAATATCCCTTTTAAGGTAACCTTGGATATCCGGATGAGCGAGACCGCCCGGCAGTCGGATTTAGTCCTGCCTGTTACAACAATTTTTGAAGAAGAAGATTTGCTGGCAGGATCATGGAGCAATAAAATCCGGTATTGTCAGCAAGCCATCGAGCCACAATATATGACAAAGCCGGAACCGGTTATTTTTACGGAGCTGGCTCAGCAGCTGGGGATAGGCTCATATTTTGAAAAATCACCGCGGGAATGGCTGGAGTATATCCTGGAGCCATTAAAAGAGCAGGGAATTACGCTTGAAAAATTAAAGGATGGGGCAATAAAACCTTCGTATATTCCTAATGTCGCCTGGGAAGATAAAGATTTTCTGACTCCCAGCGGTAAAATCGAATTGATTTCCTTTAGAGAGTTTATTGAGAACATCGAACACTGTAAGATTGAGCAATATTTTAGCCTGAGAAATTCAGGGATGATCTTAGATCAAGAAGCAGGATTAGAGGTCAGGGAACAAGAATACCCATATATTCTGATGACTTCTCATCCGGAGACTGCTCTGCATACACAATTTCAGACCGAGGAAGGATTTAAAGCCTTTATTCATCCCGAGTTAGCGGCGGGGCAGAACCTGAGCAGCGGAGAAAAGGGAATTGTGCGGACTGATAAAGGACAGCTGACTGCGGAAGTTTTGGTTACGGATGATATTCATCCCAGGGTAGTGCTTATTCCGGAAGGATCGACAGGGGAGGATGGATTGGGTGTAAACAGTCTTATTTCCGGGAAATTATCTCAAGGAGACAATACATCTTATGATGAAGTGTTCTGTCAGATTAGAAAATTGGGGAATAATGTTTGA
- a CDS encoding energy-coupling factor ABC transporter ATP-binding protein: protein MSHHKLEVNELHFAYPDGHKAINGISFLVSHGEAVGIIGANGAGKSTLLMLLMGVIFPQKGEVTVGDTHVTKDTLPMIRQRLGMVFQDPDDQLFMTTVYDDVAFGPRNYKLEEQEVKKRVFDALEQVGILHLKDRAPYKLSGGEKRAAAIAAVLSMHPDVLIMDEPSSALDPKARRKVLELLKGFSHTKIMTSHDLDMVMEICQRVIVMKDGQIAADGKAGEILADAELLEKCGLEMPFSLQNCPLCGSAKG, encoded by the coding sequence ATGAGCCATCATAAGCTTGAGGTAAATGAGTTGCATTTTGCTTATCCGGATGGGCATAAAGCCATCAATGGGATATCTTTTCTGGTCAGTCATGGAGAGGCCGTCGGAATCATCGGAGCCAACGGCGCAGGAAAATCAACATTGCTGATGCTTCTGATGGGGGTAATTTTTCCGCAAAAAGGGGAGGTGACCGTTGGAGATACTCATGTGACAAAGGATACTTTACCCATGATCCGTCAAAGACTGGGAATGGTTTTTCAGGACCCCGATGACCAGTTGTTTATGACAACGGTTTATGATGATGTGGCATTTGGTCCCCGCAATTACAAGCTTGAGGAACAGGAAGTAAAAAAGCGGGTTTTTGATGCTTTGGAACAGGTCGGAATTCTCCACCTCAAGGATCGGGCGCCATATAAACTCTCCGGAGGGGAAAAACGCGCGGCAGCGATTGCCGCAGTACTTTCCATGCACCCTGATGTTCTGATTATGGATGAACCGTCCTCTGCTCTTGATCCTAAAGCGAGAAGAAAGGTTCTGGAACTGCTGAAAGGCTTTAGCCATACGAAAATAATGACCAGTCATGATCTGGACATGGTCATGGAAATCTGTCAAAGGGTAATTGTGATGAAAGACGGCCAAATCGCGGCGGATGGAAAGGCCGGGGAAATTTTGGCGGATGCGGAATTACTGGAAAAATGTGGTCTGGAAATGCCCTTTTCCTTGCAAAATTGTCCTCTATGCGGATCTGCCAAGGGATAA
- the scfA gene encoding six-cysteine ranthipeptide SCIFF: MAKHIETVIKGNLSSTVKDGGCGKCQTSCQSACKTSCTVGNQVCEK; this comes from the coding sequence ATGGCTAAACATATTGAAACCGTCATCAAAGGAAATTTAAGCTCAACGGTCAAGGACGGGGGCTGCGGCAAGTGCCAGACATCATGTCAGTCTGCCTGCAAAACATCCTGTACTGTCGGAAATCAGGTTTGCGAGAAATAA
- a CDS encoding S1C family serine protease — protein MDNYKESYYRKKPPLLMHILIYLLCAFFGGVVAVKVAPAIGQDSIGTGDKVVLHQGETPPITATGTGSTDLPVVNVAKTAGPAVVGISNFQYAGNIFGGANAGLTEAGSGSGFIIDEKNGYIVTNNHVIDGSEKLMVSLHDGRNVAGTLVGADPKTDLAIVKISDTSNLQAAQLGDSSVLQTGQPVVAIGNPGGKEFARTVTDGVISATDRFLELQGEASFNLIQTDAAINPGNSGGPLVNYSGQVVGINSAKYNQTGFEGMGFAIPISDALPTIKQLIEKGYASHPALMVSIEAKYTEEYAAYKGTPVGCYVSGVEPGGAAEKAGIKAGDIITAINGAEISNSLQLTHQLFKYNVGDKISVSYYRGGNNHNTDLTLGELKST, from the coding sequence ATGGATAATTATAAGGAGAGTTATTACCGAAAAAAGCCCCCCCTGCTTATGCATATCCTGATTTATCTTTTATGTGCATTTTTTGGTGGCGTTGTTGCGGTGAAGGTTGCCCCAGCCATAGGGCAGGACAGCATTGGGACAGGTGATAAGGTTGTGCTGCATCAAGGCGAGACCCCCCCGATTACGGCAACAGGAACCGGTTCAACAGACCTTCCGGTGGTAAATGTTGCGAAAACTGCAGGACCGGCTGTCGTTGGCATATCTAATTTTCAATATGCAGGAAATATTTTTGGCGGCGCTAATGCGGGGCTGACTGAAGCGGGAAGCGGCTCAGGATTTATTATTGATGAGAAAAACGGATATATCGTAACCAATAACCATGTGATTGATGGATCCGAAAAGCTGATGGTCTCTCTCCACGATGGGAGAAATGTTGCCGGAACCTTGGTTGGAGCAGATCCGAAGACTGATTTGGCAATAGTCAAAATAAGTGATACCAGTAATTTGCAGGCAGCTCAATTGGGAGATTCCAGTGTGCTGCAGACGGGGCAGCCGGTTGTCGCGATCGGGAACCCGGGTGGAAAGGAATTTGCCAGAACAGTCACGGACGGAGTCATTTCAGCTACGGACCGTTTTTTGGAATTGCAGGGAGAGGCCAGTTTCAACTTGATTCAGACAGATGCGGCGATCAATCCGGGGAACAGCGGCGGGCCGCTGGTGAATTACTCCGGGCAGGTTGTGGGCATCAATTCGGCCAAATATAATCAAACCGGTTTTGAAGGAATGGGTTTTGCTATTCCCATCTCAGATGCTTTGCCGACAATCAAACAGCTGATCGAAAAGGGATATGCCAGTCATCCGGCCTTAATGGTGAGTATTGAAGCAAAGTACACAGAAGAATATGCCGCTTATAAAGGAACACCGGTCGGCTGCTATGTTTCCGGAGTCGAACCCGGCGGAGCGGCAGAAAAGGCTGGGATTAAAGCCGGTGATATCATCACCGCGATTAATGGAGCGGAAATCAGCAATTCATTGCAATTAACCCATCAGCTCTTCAAATACAATGTTGGGGATAAGATCTCGGTAAGTTATTACCGCGGCGGAAATAATCATAATACAGATCTTACTTTAGGGGAGCTGAAGTCGACCTAA